One stretch of Astatotilapia calliptera chromosome 3, fAstCal1.2, whole genome shotgun sequence DNA includes these proteins:
- the LOC113017899 gene encoding uncharacterized protein LOC113017899 encodes MALITQKMDITFSLRRKEVVEMQPLVKEMQLRWPALFLKEQICAEFSRITTKDLMGTFMTALDTYSLRLIKLYRIRKAAFRNDMDSLLQKFDEQVSNIVQHRRTISLEGLPIFVRDDETKLFLTCLDTDPVERATRGVTVGILTVLEDYVGPNSQSTVVNTAIVLEEDIILDDLPDLPTAFAYLFGLLYGLNMEFPKELKYTFEAVQHIFMELTSTCSQRIRSFKTKLLTKV; translated from the exons ATGGCACTCATCACCCAAAAGATGGACATCACATTCTCTCTCAGGAGGAAAGAAGTTGTGGAGATGCAGCCCTTGGTCAAGGAAATGCAGCTCAGATGGCCAGCTCTCTTCTTGAAAGAACAG ATTTGTGCGGAATTCTCACGCATTACCACCAAGGATCTCATGGGGACCTTCATGACTGCCCTCGACACTTACTCACTTCGGCTGATTAAGCTGTATCGAATTAGAAAAGCTGCTTTCCGCAATGACATGGATTCCCTGTTGCAGAAGTTTGATGAACAg GTCTCAAACATAGTCCAGCATCGACGAACCATCAGTTTGGAAGGGTTACCGATATTTGTTCGCGACGACGAGACCAAACTCTTCTTAACATGTCTG gATACAGATCCAGTTGAGAGGGCAACCCGAGGTGTTACGGTGGGCATCCTCACTGTTCTGGAGGACTACGTGGGACCCAACTCGCAGTCCACAGTGGTCAACACTGCCATTGTTTTGGAAGAGGACATTATTCTTGATGATCTGCCAGACCTTCCCACTGCCTTTGCCTACTTGTTTGGCCTACTTTATGGGCTCAACATGGAGTTTCCCAAAGAACTCAAGTACACATTTGAAGCTGTGCAACACATTTTTATGGAGTTGACATCTACCTGTTCCCAGAGGATAAGAAGCTTCAAAACCAAGCTCTTAACCAAAGTCTAA